One genomic region from Saprospiraceae bacterium encodes:
- the fumC gene encoding class II fumarate hydratase: MSIRKEKDSMGFIDVPAEAYWAAQTQRSSQNFKIGGQRMPIEVIRAFAILKKAAAFTNLGLKILDKNKARLIAEVCDEILEGKLDDQFPLVVWQTGSGTQSNMNVNEVIANRGHVLSGGSLTDAKKILHPNDDVNKSQSSNDTFPTAMHIAAYSALMEWTLPGLLDLRDTFKKKSRAYMKVVKIGRTHLMDATPLTLGQELSGYVAMIDQSILTIKNSLTHLAQLALGGTAVGTGLNAPKGYAVKVAKEIAKLTGYPFITAPNKFESLATHDALVEAHGALKTTAVSLFKIASDIRLLASGPRSGIGEITIPDNEPGSSIMPGKVNPTQSEAMTMAMAQVIGNDVTINIGGMNGHFELNVFKPVIIYNFLISARLIGDACVSFNEHCIMGLEPNYARIKHNLDNSLMLVTALNTKIGYDKAAEIAKKAHKEHITLKEAAISLGYMTSVQFDQWVKPEDMVGPK, encoded by the coding sequence ATGTCTATACGCAAAGAAAAAGACTCTATGGGATTCATAGATGTGCCTGCAGAAGCCTACTGGGCAGCTCAAACACAACGGTCCAGTCAAAATTTTAAAATCGGTGGTCAAAGAATGCCGATTGAAGTAATAAGGGCGTTCGCTATATTAAAAAAAGCAGCAGCTTTTACCAATCTGGGTTTGAAAATTTTAGATAAAAATAAAGCAAGGTTGATTGCAGAAGTGTGCGATGAGATTTTGGAAGGCAAACTCGATGATCAGTTTCCTTTGGTGGTCTGGCAGACTGGGTCTGGTACCCAATCCAATATGAATGTCAACGAAGTGATAGCCAATCGGGGCCATGTATTGTCCGGCGGGTCATTGACAGATGCTAAGAAAATATTGCACCCCAATGATGATGTCAATAAATCACAATCCAGTAATGATACTTTTCCCACTGCGATGCACATTGCGGCTTATAGCGCGCTCATGGAATGGACTTTGCCAGGCCTTTTAGATCTTCGTGATACTTTTAAGAAAAAGTCAAGGGCTTATATGAAAGTAGTCAAAATTGGTCGTACACACCTGATGGATGCTACCCCCCTTACCTTGGGCCAGGAGCTCAGCGGATATGTAGCCATGATAGATCAAAGCATTTTAACTATTAAGAACAGCTTGACACATCTCGCCCAATTAGCTTTGGGAGGAACCGCTGTGGGTACCGGACTCAATGCGCCGAAGGGGTACGCCGTCAAAGTCGCAAAGGAAATTGCCAAATTAACCGGCTATCCCTTTATCACGGCTCCAAATAAATTTGAATCACTGGCTACCCATGATGCATTGGTAGAAGCACATGGGGCTTTAAAGACTACAGCTGTATCCTTATTTAAGATAGCAAGCGATATTAGATTATTAGCGTCAGGGCCACGCAGTGGCATCGGAGAGATTACCATCCCTGACAATGAACCCGGATCTTCCATCATGCCGGGCAAAGTGAATCCAACGCAATCTGAAGCCATGACGATGGCTATGGCTCAAGTGATTGGCAACGATGTCACCATCAATATAGGCGGCATGAATGGTCATTTCGAGCTCAATGTGTTTAAACCTGTCATAATATATAATTTTTTAATCTCAGCCAGATTGATCGGAGATGCTTGTGTCAGCTTTAATGAACATTGTATTATGGGGTTGGAGCCCAACTATGCCAGGATCAAGCATAATCTGGACAACTCGCTAATGCTGGTTACAGCTTTAAATACAAAAATTGGATACGATAAAGCTGCAGAGATAGCCAAGAAAGCCCATAAAGAGCATATTACGCTCAAAGAAGCTGCCATTTCGCTGGGTTATATGACCAGCGTTCAATTTGATCAGTGGGTCAAACCTGAAGATATGGTTGGCCCTAAATAG
- a CDS encoding integration host factor subunit beta, whose amino-acid sequence MRKADLVAMISEKTGVPKVDVLVSLEMFFKEVKGTLAEGENVYIRGFGSFIIKKRAKKIGRHIKKNVAIEIPEHFIPSFKPAKVFVEQVKNKVTQLPDNDEEE is encoded by the coding sequence ATGAGAAAAGCTGATCTCGTTGCAATGATTTCCGAAAAGACAGGAGTGCCTAAGGTAGATGTACTTGTGAGTTTAGAAATGTTTTTTAAAGAAGTGAAAGGCACACTCGCCGAAGGTGAAAACGTGTATATCCGAGGATTTGGATCTTTTATCATCAAGAAAAGAGCTAAAAAAATTGGTAGGCACATTAAAAAGAATGTGGCTATTGAGATTCCAGAGCATTTTATTCCTTCTTTCAAACCAGCTAAAGTATTTGTAGAGCAGGTGAAAAACAAAGTCACACAATTGCCTGACAATGATGAGGAAGAATGA
- a CDS encoding glycosyl hydrolase 53 family protein, producing the protein MRPLISFSICFLMLSAQCQRPGAQSPIMERIKGLSFVAPSRPFDSNPFVDVLNVNSSWIAVIPYALCRAGEPVVHYDHQESDKRWWGEGRHGIEETICQAQSNHIKVMLKPQIWVGKDWIGNLQFATAKDWEKWEDSYEDYILPFAALSEEMGVEMICIGTEIKGSITARPQFWQNLITKVRSVYKGKVTYAANWDEYEKVSFWSRLDYIGVNAYFPLCEEKNPTEQSLTRAWDPLLNELGKFSKKYHKPILFTEYGYLSVDGSGGKTWELESKLKSLDYNPQAQANCLNALLECCSKRDFWQGGFVWKWYSDPKNMRHGLEKDHSPQGKPAEDVIRKWYAKM; encoded by the coding sequence ATGAGACCGCTAATTAGCTTTTCTATCTGCTTTTTAATGCTCAGTGCTCAATGCCAGCGACCCGGTGCTCAGTCGCCCATTATGGAGAGGATTAAAGGACTCAGTTTTGTAGCACCTTCGCGACCATTTGACTCTAACCCATTTGTGGATGTATTAAATGTTAACTCCAGTTGGATCGCAGTCATCCCTTATGCTCTTTGCAGAGCTGGTGAGCCTGTAGTCCACTATGATCATCAAGAAAGTGACAAGCGGTGGTGGGGCGAAGGAAGACATGGCATTGAAGAAACTATATGCCAGGCTCAATCAAATCATATTAAAGTAATGCTGAAGCCACAGATCTGGGTAGGCAAGGATTGGATCGGCAATCTTCAATTTGCCACAGCAAAAGATTGGGAAAAGTGGGAAGACTCTTATGAAGATTATATTTTGCCATTTGCTGCCCTTTCTGAAGAGATGGGGGTAGAAATGATATGTATTGGGACGGAAATCAAAGGAAGTATTACTGCAAGACCTCAATTTTGGCAAAACTTAATCACTAAAGTTAGATCAGTTTACAAAGGAAAAGTGACTTATGCTGCTAATTGGGATGAATACGAAAAAGTAAGCTTCTGGAGTCGATTAGACTATATTGGGGTCAATGCATATTTCCCATTGTGCGAGGAAAAGAATCCAACAGAGCAATCTCTCACGAGAGCTTGGGATCCATTGTTAAATGAGCTGGGAAAGTTTTCAAAAAAGTATCACAAACCTATACTTTTTACTGAGTATGGCTACCTTAGCGTCGATGGAAGTGGGGGAAAGACCTGGGAGTTGGAGTCAAAATTAAAATCACTAGATTACAATCCTCAAGCTCAAGCCAATTGCCTTAATGCTTTACTCGAATGTTGCTCTAAAAGAGATTTTTGGCAAGGTGGTTTTGTATGGAAATGGTATTCAGATCCCAAAAATATGCGACATGGTTTGGAAAAAGATCATAGCCCACAGGGCAAACCTGCAGAGGATGTCATCAGAAAATGGTATGCAAAAATGTAG
- a CDS encoding tetratricopeptide repeat protein, producing MKSPLILLLISIASFFLLYFGFSKISPEIRFPEKSGTTNSFDTTFDTDLSKWKDSLSESNHQYVDLLEQQIAQATDDSIQRTLLEQLSGFWYNQGRVSMSAEYAYLIAEKFPTSDRWALAATNFIIAAKQPEVDPGDLTKWVEKAKHGFSQAIALDPDNVSLQLNQALINVEFPSEGSPMNGILELRRLNETYPDNTLVIYHLARLSIQTNQWDRAKERLQALIKLDPGFVRAYCLMAQVAQHDGDQLAFENWSKKCVEK from the coding sequence ATGAAATCACCGCTGATACTTTTATTGATTTCAATAGCTTCGTTTTTTCTACTTTATTTTGGGTTTAGTAAGATTTCTCCAGAAATAAGGTTTCCTGAAAAGTCAGGGACCACTAATAGTTTTGACACAACATTTGACACCGATCTATCAAAATGGAAGGATTCTCTATCAGAAAGTAATCATCAATATGTAGACTTGTTGGAACAACAGATCGCGCAAGCCACTGATGACAGTATACAACGTACTTTGTTGGAGCAACTTTCAGGATTTTGGTATAATCAAGGAAGAGTGAGTATGTCTGCAGAATATGCTTATCTGATAGCAGAAAAATTTCCAACTTCTGATCGATGGGCTTTGGCAGCAACCAATTTTATAATTGCCGCCAAACAACCAGAAGTTGATCCGGGTGATTTAACAAAATGGGTAGAAAAAGCCAAACACGGTTTTTCTCAGGCCATTGCGCTTGATCCAGACAATGTTTCACTCCAGCTCAATCAAGCACTCATCAATGTGGAATTTCCTTCTGAAGGTAGCCCTATGAATGGCATATTGGAATTGAGAAGATTGAACGAGACTTATCCAGACAATACCTTAGTAATCTATCATTTAGCCAGGTTGTCTATTCAGACTAACCAATGGGATCGGGCTAAAGAAAGATTGCAGGCTCTGATCAAACTAGATCCTGGATTTGTAAGAGCATATTGCCTCATGGCTCAGGTAGCTCAGCATGATGGTGATCAACTAGCTTTTGAGAACTGGTCAAAAAAATGTGTTGAAAAATAA
- a CDS encoding superoxide dismutase: protein MAFTLPDLPYAFDALTPHIDTRTMEIHHGKHHQAYVTNLNNAVENTIWADKSLEEIMANISTLSPAIRNNGGGHYNHSLFWQIMGPGKGGVPTGIIGDAINGTFGSFDSFKEALSKAGMTRFGSGWAWLSKDSEGKLFISSTPNQDNPLMDIAEQKGTPILGVDVWEHAYYLHYQNRRADYLAAFFNVVDWDAVAARL, encoded by the coding sequence ATGGCTTTTACACTTCCAGATTTACCTTATGCCTTTGATGCACTCACACCACATATTGATACCAGAACGATGGAGATCCACCATGGAAAACATCATCAGGCATATGTGACCAATCTCAACAATGCAGTAGAAAATACTATATGGGCTGATAAGTCATTGGAGGAAATCATGGCCAATATCTCCACGTTGAGCCCAGCTATAAGAAATAATGGGGGTGGGCATTATAACCATTCCTTGTTTTGGCAGATCATGGGCCCAGGTAAAGGCGGAGTACCTACCGGTATCATCGGCGATGCAATCAATGGCACTTTCGGATCGTTCGATTCATTTAAAGAAGCACTAAGCAAAGCCGGAATGACTAGATTCGGCAGTGGTTGGGCCTGGTTATCAAAGGATAGTGAGGGTAAGCTTTTTATCTCCTCTACTCCTAATCAGGACAATCCGCTTATGGACATTGCTGAGCAAAAAGGCACCCCTATTCTTGGCGTAGATGTATGGGAACATGCTTATTATCTGCATTATCAAAACCGAAGAGCTGACTATTTGGCTGCATTCTTTAATGTCGTAGATTGGGATGCGGTGGCAGCCAGACTATAA